TATTGACTCCAGCGACATCGGAAAGCAACAAGAGCGGGCCGAAATTTTCCATCTGCCGGTTGGCGAAGGCGCTCAAAAATGGGTGCCTGCGTTGCAGTGCTATGCGGGCGCAGCATGGAATGGACCGAAAATCTTTGACAAGTATTTCTCGGAAGTTGAGAATCGTTATGTACTGTCGCCAGCTGATGATTGGGAAATTAGCGCCGCAAATGCCAATAAAGATCAATGGAATAAACTACTTTCATGGCTTGGTTGTTCATGGATTTTGAAAATCAAAATGGAAAGCGGCCTGTACCCCAAACGCGATGATGTTAACCACACTCGGGGACGATCGTTCAGTGATTTTTGTTTTGAACATTTTGATGAAATGTTTGCGACCCCAAATAATGAGAAGGTATTGGATTATGTACCACTGCTAAACATGGTTCCTGAAATGTATAAAATTGCTTGCAAAGAAAAAGCGCGTTACTTCCATTATTCAGATACATTTGTTGAGAGCTATGCACTACAACAGTTAAAGATAAAAGAGTGGGTGCCTTGCAAGCAATCGCTGTTTTACCCCAACAAACGCCTGTTCAAACCTGAAGCCATCTATTTGCCTGATTGTGGCCTAGATGGATTTCTCCCGGAAGTGAGGAAGTCGGATTTGGATTGTGCAAAGTGGGCCAATATTCAAGAGACGCTTAAGAAACTGGGCGCGAATGACAGCATTTCCAAGGACCCAGAGCAACTGACCCAGTACATGGACAAACTGAGCAAGTTATCCGGAAAAAACGGAAAGGGCAGGGACACAATTGCGCGCGCTGCAAAAGCAATTTTTTCGGCTTATGGGGAAATTGAACCGCCTCCCGAGTTACGGGATGGTGTGATGGTCCCCTGCCTTCGCCATACTCGAGAAGGTGAGATGATTTATTTCAAGAAAGCCGATAGTGCTTGCTGGGCAGACAAATCATATTTTGGCGAGGCAGAGGTACGCAGAGAAATCCTGAAGGCGGATAAATTGCACGTGTTCTTTCGTTTTTTACAAGATGGGGAATCGTTCGGTTTGAAAAAATTGTCAGATTTTTTACAGATGCAACCGCGCCACACACATGAACATGAGCAGCCGCAGCTCTCTGAGAAACTGCATCAGAAGTATCAGGAGCGGCGCGTTGGCATGGCGAAGGCGACCAACCAAAAGTTGTCGAAAAAATTAAAGATAACTGCTTATAGGAGCATCCCTTTAAAGGCAACGAAACACGCAGAAATCACGATCCAAGCAATAAAATTCTGGAAACAGAATGAGCACAAAGTTGATATTAATGCTGGGGCTGATATGTGGCAAGGGCTGGCAGCAGCACTCGGAGAACTCACGAATGGGAGCCAATACAAACCAGACTTTGAGCTTTTGCTCAAGGAAGAAACACGGGAGTCTTTTCTGGATCGTTTGCGGGACGATTACGGATTGACCGAGGAATCGATTGAAGAAGTCGAAGAGTCCATCGAGAATAACAATGCAGGTGAGGCGGAGGAAACGCAAGAAGAATATTCCGATGACTCAACCAGTACGGGAAACCAAACTCAGACAGCAACAACCAAAACCACCAGTTCCAAAAAAAATGTTGGCGGGAATCATCAACAACCCGAGGTGCCAAAAATAGAAGTGGAGTCCAATCCTGATTGGTCCACGGAAATAATCACACCGCCCGGAAGCGGTGTTGGAAATGATGTTGATGTGCATGCAGTAAAAGGCTCTGACGGGAAACGTGGCGAAGAAGCCTTGCTGAATTGGTTGAAAAGTGTATTCAAAGACAGTGATGTAATCAACAAGAACGAGCAATGCCGGAATCATCCCGGCTATGACATTCTTGTTACAAAAAAGAACGGGAAAGAATATTATTACGAATGCAAGTCGTTTGTCTCGGCCACTCCACCGTGTCAGGTATCCTTGACAAAGGCACAATTCGATAAGGCAAAATGTACCCGACATCGCTATCGGCTTTGTGTTATTTACAATCTAAAGGAAAACCCTGTAAAAATGCTGGAAATATGCGACCCTGCCGCACTCGAAAACAAACCCATTACCACTGAATACAAAATCGATTTGACAAGCTGGAAAAGCGATACCGAATAGAGCAGATTCAATTTACAATAACGACATGACAAAAGTAGAAGCCATCAAAAACGCCATCAGGCAACTTTCCGCGCCCGAACTGGAACAACTTCGGGAGTGGTTCGTTCAGTACGACGCCGATGCATGGGACAAACAAATCCAGGAAGACGCCGCAGCAGGGCGGCTGGACGCGCTTGCGGAAGAAGCGCTAAATGAATACAAGGCAACCCGGGCAAAACCACTGTAAAGCCCCTTACACCACCCCGCTCCCGCCGATGTAAAATACCCCCATGCACTACGCCTCCACATACGATGTCATCATCGGCGGCGGGCGCCAAACCCAACCACCAACAGAAAAAGAGGCTGGTTTCATGAAAAAAGAATTTACCCTGGACTACTGGATGGACGATGGCTGGTATGTCGGCAGGCTCCGTGAAGCCCCCGATGTTTTCAGCCAGGGAAAAACATTCGAGGAATTGCAACTCAACATCAAGGATGCGTTTGATTTGATGAGACAAGAATCTCCGGCAATGCCCGTTGAAAACTTCAGTTCCGCCGAACTCTCAATAGAGGTGTCTTGACCTGTAAAATACCCCCATGCACTACACCTCCACATTTGATGTCATCATCATCGGCGGCGGGCACGCCGGCACCGAGGCCGCGCTGGCGGCGGCGCGTAGCGGCGCCGAAACGCTGCTGCTGACGCACAACATTGAAACCATCGGGCAGATGAGTTGCAATCCGGCGATTGGCGGGTTGGGGAAAAGTCATCTGGTGCGCGAGATTGACGCGCTCGGCGGCGTCATGGCGCTGGCCGCCGACAGCGCCGGCATTCAGTTTCGCGTGCTGAACTCGCGCAAGGGGCCGGCGGTGCGGGCGACGCGCGCGCAGGCCGACCGCCAACTCTACCGCATGGCCGTGCGCCGCGCGGTCGAACAACAGCCGCGCCTGCACATCTTCCAGCAGGCCGCCGCCGACCTCGTCATTGAAAACGCATGCGTGCGCGGCGTCATCACGCAAACGGGGCTTGCGTTCGGCGCGCGCGCCGTCGTGCTCACCACCGGCACCTTCCTCGGCGGCCTGATTCACATCGGCGACAGCCGCCACCAGGGCGGGCGCGCCGGCGACCCGCCGTCCAA
Above is a window of Gammaproteobacteria bacterium DNA encoding:
- a CDS encoding DUF3883 domain-containing protein; amino-acid sequence: MFTFDGGALLVANTGAKFTRKGVVSICNMDLSAKTADSTSEPDDREYDKSDRKLVCSILEKRIKEYKGDINRLKEDVNREKGVRKSYTGRFVWELLQNADDAMDTNRSNANLIGAKGIGFKSVLEITDEPEIYSGDFCFHFSREKSQGKLGENKKWNEEMGIPVCRLPHPQKPEPTAKKLHDEGHVTVLRLPLNKEKRETVEDKLAGFCRHSLLFCQHIESVDMRTDAASRYIKVHRDDEGRVKLVENDRSTHWRVWDEKKDIEGQKRLSIRMCLPIEDGKISCLEEVPWLYVFFPTAEQIPDVYALIHVSCEVDDNRQHLASDQPHSDKICEMLAGMTKKILSEIPPDVALRAFGHVQVAEDAGNRMAMQLGKAIATTVQETAFIPLIGGGMAKPGDVRLWKHGLGNAIDPSKAKNQNLCHPDINDDKKSAEILSRLGAKRASRPELARLLRFCRNSDGKDCLMAWNVAQTLMSEIKPEEKEEKAECAEELRKAPFWLSGNGEVKARSIDGAIPLVATKPKNLPHWLPVDVIDKRFRELVQDEIKRHKEGGESWENTLSGSLQPPENKQGYFDQILLPYCEKLTPEEWQKNGWKVLEMAFKWGEKDGSGEPFIIDSSDIGKQQERAEIFHLPVGEGAQKWVPALQCYAGAAWNGPKIFDKYFSEVENRYVLSPADDWEISAANANKDQWNKLLSWLGCSWILKIKMESGLYPKRDDVNHTRGRSFSDFCFEHFDEMFATPNNEKVLDYVPLLNMVPEMYKIACKEKARYFHYSDTFVESYALQQLKIKEWVPCKQSLFYPNKRLFKPEAIYLPDCGLDGFLPEVRKSDLDCAKWANIQETLKKLGANDSISKDPEQLTQYMDKLSKLSGKNGKGRDTIARAAKAIFSAYGEIEPPPELRDGVMVPCLRHTREGEMIYFKKADSACWADKSYFGEAEVRREILKADKLHVFFRFLQDGESFGLKKLSDFLQMQPRHTHEHEQPQLSEKLHQKYQERRVGMAKATNQKLSKKLKITAYRSIPLKATKHAEITIQAIKFWKQNEHKVDINAGADMWQGLAAALGELTNGSQYKPDFELLLKEETRESFLDRLRDDYGLTEESIEEVEESIENNNAGEAEETQEEYSDDSTSTGNQTQTATTKTTSSKKNVGGNHQQPEVPKIEVESNPDWSTEIITPPGSGVGNDVDVHAVKGSDGKRGEEALLNWLKSVFKDSDVINKNEQCRNHPGYDILVTKKNGKEYYYECKSFVSATPPCQVSLTKAQFDKAKCTRHRYRLCVIYNLKENPVKMLEICDPAALENKPITTEYKIDLTSWKSDTE
- a CDS encoding type II toxin-antitoxin system HicB family antitoxin; the encoded protein is MKKEFTLDYWMDDGWYVGRLREAPDVFSQGKTFEELQLNIKDAFDLMRQESPAMPVENFSSAELSIEVS